A stretch of Mucilaginibacter terrae DNA encodes these proteins:
- a CDS encoding alpha-galactosidase, producing the protein MTIKQHFTYLKFTIILIATFGKLSAQVITIPIETSSKAVVLQVGADKQLRTIYMGQKLADSKEYESISNEYKQTEDHAGLLNSAYTPSGARNLVEPAITVTHTDGNQSLDLRYVSHEVKTVSEGVSLLTVTLQDNVYNFYVTLCYKSYNKNDVIEQWSIIRHNEKSSVTLQKFASANLHIKGNGFWLKQFHGDWAKEMQPEESKLTHGIKTIDSKLGTRANLFMPSVFAISMGSPAHEDEGSVLLGGLEWSGNFKVDFEVDNQDNLRLIAGMNNYASAYKLKAGDEFATPPLVYTLSNQGTGYASRNLQSWARNFKILEGKGNRLTLLNNWEATYFDFNEQKLGELLKDTRKLGVDLFLLDDGWFGNNYPRNGDNAGLGDWQENRKKLPNGIASIARQAAADGVKFGIWIEPEMVNPKSNLYKNHPDWVVKQPKRDEYYFRNQLALDLSNPKVQDFVYHIVDSLFIKAPSLAYIKWDCNAVIYNAYSVYLKSEQSNFYVEYVRGLYKVLQKIRAKYPTVPIMLCSGGGGRVDYGALQYFTEFWPSDNTDPMERIFIQWNYSYFYPAIATSAHVTDWGKQPIKFRTDVAMMGKLGFDIVLDKLSSSDMQFCQQAVVNYNSIKEVIWHGDQYRLRSPYEHNMASMMYVDEAKTSAVIFNYLVNNRYGESSRLPVKLKGLDPQKRYRIEEVNVYPGTRTSINSNFQLSGDFLMNVGINPDVNAQRTSVILKIVQVK; encoded by the coding sequence ATGACCATAAAGCAGCATTTTACCTACCTAAAATTCACGATCATTCTGATAGCTACATTTGGTAAGCTCTCGGCCCAGGTAATTACCATTCCTATCGAAACTTCGAGCAAGGCTGTTGTGCTTCAGGTTGGTGCCGATAAGCAGTTGCGTACCATTTACATGGGGCAAAAGTTAGCCGATAGCAAAGAGTACGAAAGTATATCCAATGAGTACAAGCAAACTGAAGATCATGCTGGTTTGCTCAATTCGGCTTATACACCTTCGGGGGCACGGAATTTGGTTGAGCCGGCCATTACCGTAACACATACTGACGGCAATCAATCTCTTGACCTGCGGTACGTTAGTCATGAAGTAAAAACTGTAAGCGAAGGTGTTTCTTTGCTTACAGTTACATTACAAGATAATGTTTATAATTTTTACGTAACGCTGTGTTATAAATCGTACAACAAAAATGATGTAATTGAGCAATGGAGTATAATAAGGCATAATGAAAAGAGCAGCGTAACCTTGCAGAAATTTGCTTCTGCCAACTTGCATATAAAGGGCAATGGCTTTTGGTTAAAGCAGTTTCATGGCGATTGGGCTAAAGAGATGCAGCCCGAAGAATCGAAGCTTACGCATGGCATCAAAACAATCGACTCCAAATTAGGTACACGTGCAAATTTATTTATGCCATCAGTGTTTGCCATATCTATGGGCAGTCCGGCACATGAGGATGAAGGAAGTGTGCTTTTAGGTGGCTTGGAATGGAGCGGCAATTTTAAGGTGGATTTTGAAGTTGATAACCAGGATAACTTACGGCTTATTGCCGGAATGAATAATTACGCCTCTGCTTATAAACTTAAAGCGGGCGATGAATTTGCTACCCCGCCGCTGGTTTATACCCTGTCAAACCAGGGAACTGGTTATGCCAGCCGAAACCTACAAAGCTGGGCCCGTAACTTTAAAATATTAGAAGGCAAGGGTAACAGGCTAACATTGCTGAATAATTGGGAAGCCACCTACTTTGATTTTAACGAGCAAAAGCTTGGTGAGTTACTTAAAGATACCCGCAAACTGGGGGTGGACTTATTTTTACTTGATGATGGCTGGTTTGGCAATAACTATCCCCGTAATGGCGACAATGCTGGTTTGGGCGATTGGCAGGAAAACCGCAAAAAACTACCTAACGGCATTGCCTCAATTGCCAGGCAGGCAGCAGCAGATGGTGTGAAATTTGGAATATGGATTGAACCTGAGATGGTTAATCCTAAGAGCAATCTGTATAAAAATCATCCCGATTGGGTGGTTAAGCAACCTAAGCGCGACGAGTATTATTTTAGAAATCAGCTGGCTTTGGATCTAAGCAACCCTAAGGTACAGGATTTTGTATATCACATCGTCGATTCTTTGTTTATTAAAGCACCATCGCTTGCTTATATAAAATGGGATTGTAATGCTGTTATTTACAATGCCTATTCTGTGTACCTCAAAAGCGAGCAATCTAATTTTTATGTTGAATATGTACGCGGACTGTATAAGGTTTTGCAAAAAATTAGGGCTAAGTACCCAACAGTTCCTATTATGCTTTGCTCAGGTGGCGGCGGCCGCGTTGATTACGGCGCTTTGCAGTACTTTACCGAGTTTTGGCCAAGTGATAATACTGATCCTATGGAGCGAATATTTATTCAATGGAACTATTCTTATTTTTATCCTGCAATTGCTACATCAGCCCACGTTACTGATTGGGGCAAGCAGCCTATAAAATTCCGTACTGATGTGGCCATGATGGGTAAGCTTGGATTTGACATCGTACTGGACAAGTTAAGCTCTTCTGATATGCAGTTTTGCCAGCAAGCTGTTGTGAATTATAACAGTATAAAAGAAGTGATATGGCATGGTGACCAATACCGTCTCCGTAGTCCTTATGAGCATAACATGGCGTCGATGATGTATGTAGACGAAGCCAAAACCTCGGCGGTTATATTTAATTACCTGGTAAATAACAGGTATGGTGAAAGCAGTAGATTACCTGTTAAACTAAAAGGACTTGACCCCCAAAAGCGCTACCGGATAGAGGAGGTCAATGTCTATCCCGGTACACGAACCAGTATAAATTCAAATTTTCAACTTTCAGGTGATTTTTTGATGAACGTTGGTATTAATCCCGATGTAAACGCACAGCGCACCAGCGTTATTTTGAAAATAGTTCAGGTTAAATAG
- a CDS encoding SGNH/GDSL hydrolase family protein translates to MKRICVAAVILLPFTVLYASAQSNYDKWKGFERVSVKVNNFNGYYVKPQHPLKGNPWVWRASFPDWHTDIDSILLTKGFHIAYLDADNLYGNALAMQAWDAFYRQLTAQLNLSAKPALEAVSRGALYALTWAKRNPDKVSCIYAETPVYDVKSWPGGKGKGIGDSAAWNEFKSIFKFTEQQALAYHDNPIDNLEGLAAFKVPVLNVVGLWDQITPLAENAALFVSRYNALGGPATVIPVTAGPQTMNGHHIPIPNVEQLANFIINNTAAIEPLPYSRYINVRSGIANFERSAVIKKKAVVAFLGGSITYNPGWRQKVCTYLQEFYPQTQFRFIAAGIPSLGSLPHAFRLQQDVLDSGKVDLLFLEAAVNDRVNGTDSLTQVRDLEGIVRHAKRANPNMDIVMMEFADPDKNHDYDGGKTPVEVTNHELVANSYGLASINLAKEVHDKIKNREFSWDDDFKDLHPSVFGQELYFANIKELFAICREKTAQATVVYKQLPSKLNKFSFANGSYYTIKNAKTDKNWSLNANWHPTDNTGTREGFVNIPVLSATTAGARLTLKFKGDAIGIAVLSGPDAGAINYSIDNGAYKRLSLYTPWSSSLHLPWYLLLGAGLSNTTHSLSIIIDDAKPEGSLGKACRIVNFLVNKP, encoded by the coding sequence GTGAAACGGATTTGCGTTGCGGCAGTAATTTTACTGCCTTTTACAGTATTGTATGCCAGTGCACAAAGCAATTACGATAAATGGAAAGGTTTTGAGCGTGTATCCGTTAAGGTAAATAATTTTAACGGGTATTATGTAAAACCTCAACATCCTTTAAAGGGCAACCCGTGGGTTTGGCGGGCATCTTTTCCTGATTGGCATACTGATATTGATAGTATACTTTTAACAAAAGGATTCCATATTGCTTATCTGGATGCCGATAATTTATATGGCAATGCGTTGGCCATGCAAGCCTGGGATGCTTTTTACCGGCAACTTACAGCACAGCTAAACTTATCAGCTAAACCAGCACTCGAAGCTGTGAGCAGGGGAGCTTTATATGCTTTGACATGGGCTAAGCGTAATCCCGATAAGGTAAGCTGTATTTATGCCGAAACGCCCGTTTACGATGTTAAAAGCTGGCCCGGGGGTAAAGGGAAAGGCATTGGCGACAGCGCCGCCTGGAATGAATTTAAATCAATATTTAAGTTTACCGAACAACAGGCACTTGCTTATCATGATAACCCAATTGATAATTTAGAAGGCTTAGCAGCTTTTAAAGTTCCCGTGCTTAATGTAGTTGGGTTATGGGACCAAATAACGCCGCTTGCCGAGAATGCTGCCTTGTTTGTAAGCCGTTACAATGCCTTAGGCGGCCCTGCGACGGTTATACCCGTTACAGCAGGCCCTCAAACCATGAACGGGCATCATATCCCGATACCAAATGTTGAGCAACTGGCTAATTTTATAATAAATAATACCGCCGCTATTGAGCCTTTACCTTATTCAAGGTACATAAATGTTAGGTCGGGCATTGCAAATTTTGAGCGATCTGCTGTGATCAAAAAGAAAGCTGTAGTTGCGTTTTTAGGAGGATCAATAACCTACAACCCTGGCTGGCGGCAAAAGGTATGCACCTATCTTCAGGAGTTTTACCCACAAACCCAATTTCGTTTTATTGCTGCAGGCATTCCTTCATTAGGTAGTTTACCACATGCGTTTCGGTTGCAGCAGGATGTGCTCGATTCGGGTAAGGTGGATCTGCTTTTTTTAGAAGCCGCGGTAAACGATCGAGTTAACGGCACTGATAGTCTTACCCAGGTTCGTGATCTGGAAGGAATTGTAAGGCATGCCAAAAGAGCTAACCCTAATATGGATATTGTGATGATGGAGTTTGCCGACCCTGATAAAAATCATGATTATGACGGGGGGAAAACGCCGGTCGAGGTTACCAACCATGAATTGGTAGCCAATAGTTACGGTTTAGCCTCAATTAATTTGGCTAAAGAGGTGCATGATAAAATAAAGAACAGGGAATTTAGCTGGGATGATGATTTTAAAGACCTTCACCCATCGGTTTTTGGGCAGGAATTATACTTTGCCAACATTAAGGAGTTGTTTGCCATATGCCGTGAGAAAACTGCCCAGGCAACTGTTGTTTACAAACAATTACCCTCAAAGCTAAATAAGTTTAGTTTTGCCAACGGCTCGTATTATACTATTAAAAACGCTAAAACTGACAAAAACTGGAGTTTAAATGCTAACTGGCATCCCACAGATAATACCGGCACCCGTGAAGGATTTGTGAATATTCCGGTGTTGAGTGCTACAACGGCCGGAGCAAGGCTTACACTAAAATTTAAAGGTGATGCCATTGGCATAGCAGTATTATCCGGACCTGATGCCGGAGCGATCAACTATTCAATTGATAATGGGGCTTACAAGCGTTTGTCATTATATACACCCTGGAGCAGTTCTTTGCACTTGCCTTGGTATTTGTTATTGGGGGCGGGGTTGAGTAATACTACCCATAGTTTGAGCATTATAATAGATGATGCTAAACCTGAAGGCAGTTTGGGCAAGGCCTGCCGCATTGTAAATTTTTTGGTAAACAAACCTTGA
- a CDS encoding TetR/AcrR family transcriptional regulator, giving the protein MLTKAERTKQFILETAAPIFNQKGISGANIDDVLDAAKLTKGCLYGHFENKEDLALQVVDHMLVNNGEKMMATISKGKTAKAKVFAFLDFYKDPLNTHLKGGCPIFNIAVESDDNFPVIKEKIAGVIRNGQNIFISILNQGIQAGEFSATLDPAVYAFKAVAAVEGGLVMCRAINSAKPMAGLIKSLKAELEAYVS; this is encoded by the coding sequence ATGTTGACGAAAGCAGAGAGAACAAAACAGTTTATTTTAGAGACCGCAGCTCCAATTTTTAATCAAAAGGGAATTTCGGGAGCCAACATTGACGATGTACTGGATGCCGCTAAATTAACCAAGGGCTGCCTTTACGGGCATTTTGAAAATAAGGAGGATCTGGCCTTACAGGTTGTTGATCACATGCTTGTCAATAATGGTGAAAAAATGATGGCAACAATTAGTAAAGGCAAAACAGCCAAAGCCAAAGTGTTTGCCTTTCTTGATTTTTATAAGGACCCATTGAATACTCATTTGAAAGGCGGCTGTCCTATTTTTAACATTGCTGTAGAATCTGATGATAATTTCCCGGTCATCAAAGAGAAGATCGCGGGTGTAATCAGGAATGGTCAAAACATCTTTATCAGTATCTTAAACCAAGGCATACAAGCAGGTGAATTTTCTGCAACCCTTGATCCGGCTGTATATGCGTTTAAGGCGGTAGCTGCTGTAGAAGGTGGCTTGGTAATGTGCAGGGCAATTAATAGTGCCAAACCTATGGCGGGCCTAATTAAAAGTCTTAAGGCGGAGTTAGAAGCTTATGTAAGCTAA
- a CDS encoding glycoside hydrolase family 95 protein translates to MKKILFSLIVVTVSIQSNAQSLKVWFNKPASQWEETLPLGNGRLGMTPTSGVIDEKIVLNDITLWSGAPQDANNYEAYKSLPKIRSLLAEGKNDEAQALIDKNFICKGIGSGGVPFGCYQMLGDLDIRFNYAQQLSEADVKEYYRELSLDNAVAKCSYRIGGVTYHREYITSFGTDVCMVRLWADKPGQISCNIKLTRPEKSKTDVTKNTLQMEGELNSGTAEPGMQYLAKVQAKLTGGKLNANGNTLEIKNANEVVLYVSACTNYKNSAYKNYITKQLNEAFNGNYNLQKKQHITKYQKLFNRVNVKIGNNTAAQLPTNERLAAFRTTPDKDLALPVLFYQFGRYLSISSTRVGLLPPNLQGLWANQVQTPWNGDYHLDVNVQMNHWPLEVSNLSELNLPLAELVKGMVKPGERSAKAYYNADGWVAHVITNIWGFTEPGESASWGVTKSGSGWLCNNLWEHYAFSEDKNYLKTIYPILKGSAMFYSSMLIHDQKTGWLVTSPSSSPENSFYLPNGKTASICEGPTIDNQIIRELFANVITAAKALNTDKALVKSLEYKLKQLPPAGMVAKDGRLMEWLHEYKETDPQHRHISHLYGLFPAPLITPELTPELAEACKKTLDVRGDDGPSWSIAYKQLFWARLHDGNRAYKLFKEIMKPTLKTDINYGAGGGVYPNLLSAGPPFQIDGNFGAAAGIAEMLIQSHAGFIELLPAIPDQWKTSGSVSGIKGRGNVTLSFTWKNGKVTAYKVTAPDARRVKIKVNGVLKQVVITKA, encoded by the coding sequence ATGAAAAAAATTCTATTTAGCCTTATAGTAGTAACTGTAAGTATTCAAAGTAATGCCCAGTCTTTAAAGGTATGGTTTAATAAGCCGGCCTCTCAATGGGAAGAAACATTGCCCTTGGGTAACGGCAGGCTTGGCATGACGCCTACCAGCGGTGTAATTGATGAAAAGATAGTACTCAATGATATAACTTTATGGTCAGGTGCGCCACAGGATGCTAATAATTACGAAGCCTACAAAAGCCTGCCCAAAATAAGGAGCTTACTTGCCGAAGGTAAAAACGACGAGGCGCAAGCACTTATCGACAAGAATTTTATATGCAAGGGCATTGGTTCGGGGGGAGTACCATTTGGCTGTTACCAGATGCTGGGCGATTTGGATATACGTTTTAATTACGCCCAACAACTCAGTGAGGCAGATGTAAAAGAATACTACCGCGAATTATCACTTGATAATGCGGTTGCCAAATGTTCGTATCGTATTGGCGGCGTAACTTACCATCGCGAGTATATAACCAGTTTTGGCACCGATGTTTGCATGGTACGCCTCTGGGCCGATAAACCGGGGCAAATTAGCTGTAATATAAAACTTACCCGTCCCGAAAAATCAAAAACGGATGTTACAAAAAACACGCTTCAAATGGAAGGCGAACTTAACAGCGGCACCGCTGAGCCCGGCATGCAGTATTTGGCCAAAGTGCAGGCCAAACTAACCGGAGGTAAATTAAATGCCAATGGTAATACTCTCGAAATAAAAAACGCCAATGAAGTGGTGCTGTATGTATCGGCATGCACAAATTACAAAAATTCTGCTTATAAAAATTATATAACAAAACAGTTAAATGAGGCTTTTAACGGTAACTATAACCTCCAAAAAAAACAGCATATAACAAAGTATCAAAAGCTTTTTAACCGTGTTAATGTAAAAATAGGCAACAATACGGCAGCTCAGTTGCCAACAAATGAACGTTTGGCAGCATTTCGCACAACGCCCGACAAAGATTTGGCCTTGCCTGTGTTGTTTTATCAGTTTGGCCGCTACCTGTCAATAAGCAGTACCAGGGTAGGTTTGCTTCCGCCTAACCTGCAAGGCTTATGGGCTAATCAAGTACAAACGCCGTGGAACGGCGATTACCATTTGGATGTTAACGTGCAAATGAATCATTGGCCGTTGGAAGTGTCAAACCTATCGGAACTTAATCTACCGCTGGCCGAGTTGGTTAAGGGCATGGTTAAACCCGGAGAGCGCAGCGCCAAAGCCTACTACAATGCTGATGGTTGGGTGGCGCACGTGATAACCAACATATGGGGTTTTACCGAACCGGGCGAAAGCGCATCATGGGGAGTAACCAAATCAGGTTCGGGGTGGTTGTGCAATAATTTATGGGAACATTACGCCTTTTCAGAAGATAAGAATTATCTGAAAACTATTTACCCCATATTAAAAGGATCGGCCATGTTTTACAGCAGCATGCTTATTCACGATCAAAAAACCGGCTGGCTGGTTACATCACCATCATCATCGCCCGAGAACAGCTTTTACCTTCCCAATGGTAAAACTGCCAGTATATGTGAAGGCCCTACAATTGATAATCAAATCATCAGAGAGTTATTTGCCAACGTAATTACCGCTGCTAAAGCTTTAAATACTGACAAGGCATTGGTAAAAAGCCTCGAATATAAGTTGAAACAGCTCCCACCGGCAGGTATGGTAGCTAAAGACGGCCGTTTAATGGAGTGGTTGCATGAATATAAGGAAACTGATCCGCAGCATCGTCATATCTCTCATTTATACGGCTTATTCCCGGCACCGCTTATTACCCCCGAATTAACACCGGAGCTTGCCGAGGCTTGTAAAAAAACCTTGGATGTTAGGGGAGACGATGGCCCAAGTTGGTCAATTGCTTACAAACAACTGTTTTGGGCACGGCTGCACGACGGCAACAGGGCGTACAAACTCTTTAAAGAAATTATGAAACCCACACTTAAAACCGATATTAATTATGGTGCAGGTGGTGGCGTTTACCCCAACCTGCTTTCGGCAGGGCCGCCGTTTCAAATTGATGGCAACTTTGGTGCAGCTGCTGGTATTGCCGAAATGCTTATACAAAGCCATGCAGGTTTTATTGAGTTGTTACCTGCCATACCTGATCAATGGAAAACATCAGGCAGTGTAAGCGGTATAAAGGGTAGGGGGAACGTTACCTTGAGCTTCACCTGGAAGAATGGTAAAGTAACAGCCTACAAAGTCACAGCTCCTGATGCCCGCCGGGTTAAAATAAAGGTTAACGGGGTATTAAAACAAGTAGTAATTACCAAAGCCTGA
- a CDS encoding alpha-galactosidase, with the protein MAYGKAGLITYNLKTGTYSVTDNGHSYISSAFANLKLNDDTLSSTGSFSRKYSKTVISNGFGKGTRHVITLTASGMPLLQQIFYTYPGRNYFFVQLKVTGKQLTSNYMSPLVARFTSLGKGERSIFMPFDNDTFISYNAKDLNKGVTNTSAEVGLVYNSEKNGIIAGSVEHELWKTGVSVANLTNAHNLKVWAGYADKDVTRDTVPHGIVKGTVLQSPLMMVGYFADWRKGLEEYGKCNRIAEPPYVFNWTKATPIGWNSWGVLQDKLTYDKAVEVTNFFADSLKAFRSGSTAYIDLDAYWDFLKQGDDFSKLKEFADYCKSKGLQPGAYWAPFTDWGHKSGGSRKAEGSDYTYAELWTKTGRGYHDIDGARALDPTHPGTKKRIDYFIDHLKACGFKMIKIDFLGHAAIEAKQFHDPAVTTGMQAFRVGMEYLVNRMDNQMLIYAAISPNIATGRYVHSRRVACDAFKTIEHTKYTLNSLSYGWWQTYVYNFIDADHVVFANEPIGANRARLLSALITGTFITGDDFSANGVWKERAKQFYQSKALLKVLKSGKAFQPVDAATGIGASTAFWRRDGNEFYLAVFNYDKEAQHHDITFAELGIDPRDIRQCTEILQDKSFAYSNKLSIDIAGADAALYKFNLNK; encoded by the coding sequence ATGGCGTATGGGAAAGCCGGGTTAATAACATATAATCTTAAAACAGGCACATATAGCGTTACTGATAATGGACATAGCTATATCAGTAGTGCTTTTGCAAACCTGAAGTTGAATGATGATACCCTTTCATCAACCGGCAGCTTTAGCCGTAAGTATAGCAAGACCGTTATTTCGAACGGATTTGGCAAAGGAACCAGGCATGTTATCACATTAACCGCAAGCGGAATGCCATTGTTGCAACAAATATTTTATACCTATCCAGGCCGCAATTATTTTTTTGTGCAATTAAAAGTTACCGGCAAGCAATTGACAAGTAATTATATGTCGCCGCTTGTAGCCCGGTTTACATCATTAGGTAAAGGAGAGCGTAGCATTTTTATGCCATTTGATAATGATACTTTTATAAGCTACAATGCTAAAGATTTAAATAAAGGAGTTACCAATACCAGCGCTGAAGTTGGCTTGGTTTACAATTCCGAAAAAAATGGCATCATAGCCGGTTCGGTTGAGCATGAACTTTGGAAAACAGGTGTAAGCGTAGCCAATTTAACCAATGCGCACAATTTAAAAGTATGGGCCGGATATGCCGACAAGGATGTAACGCGCGATACCGTGCCTCATGGTATAGTAAAAGGAACCGTACTGCAATCGCCCTTAATGATGGTTGGCTATTTTGCCGATTGGCGCAAAGGATTGGAGGAGTACGGAAAGTGTAACCGAATTGCCGAACCACCATATGTATTCAATTGGACCAAGGCAACCCCCATTGGCTGGAATAGCTGGGGCGTACTGCAGGATAAGCTTACTTATGATAAAGCTGTTGAAGTAACCAATTTTTTTGCCGACAGTCTTAAAGCTTTCCGCTCAGGCAGTACCGCTTATATAGATTTAGATGCCTACTGGGACTTTTTAAAACAAGGCGATGATTTTAGTAAATTAAAAGAATTTGCAGATTACTGTAAAAGTAAAGGCTTACAACCCGGCGCATACTGGGCGCCTTTTACCGATTGGGGCCATAAAAGTGGCGGCAGCCGTAAAGCCGAAGGAAGCGATTACACCTATGCTGAGTTATGGACCAAAACAGGCAGGGGATATCATGATATTGATGGCGCGAGGGCATTAGATCCAACGCATCCGGGTACAAAAAAACGTATAGATTACTTTATAGATCATTTAAAGGCATGTGGTTTTAAAATGATCAAGATCGACTTTTTAGGTCATGCGGCCATAGAGGCCAAGCAGTTTCATGACCCTGCGGTTACTACAGGCATGCAGGCGTTTCGTGTGGGCATGGAGTATCTGGTTAACAGGATGGATAATCAAATGCTTATTTATGCGGCTATATCGCCCAATATAGCTACCGGTCGGTATGTACACAGCAGGCGTGTGGCTTGCGATGCCTTTAAAACCATCGAACATACTAAGTACACGCTTAATAGTCTTAGCTATGGCTGGTGGCAAACATATGTTTACAATTTTATAGATGCCGATCATGTGGTGTTTGCCAATGAGCCAATTGGCGCCAACAGGGCAAGGCTGCTATCTGCACTAATTACCGGTACATTTATTACAGGAGACGACTTTTCGGCAAATGGGGTTTGGAAAGAACGGGCAAAGCAATTTTACCAAAGTAAAGCACTGCTTAAAGTATTAAAAAGCGGCAAAGCTTTCCAGCCGGTAGATGCCGCTACAGGTATTGGCGCGTCAACTGCTTTTTGGCGCAGGGATGGTAATGAATTTTACCTGGCCGTTTTTAATTACGATAAAGAAGCACAGCATCATGATATAACCTTTGCTGAATTAGGCATCGATCCGAGAGATATCAGGCAATGCACTGAAATACTGCAAGACAAAAGCTTTGCGTATAGTAATAAGCTAAGCATCGACATTGCCGGTGCAGATGCGGCACTCTACAAGTTTAATCTGAACAAATAA